A window of Bradyrhizobium sp. AZCC 1610 contains these coding sequences:
- a CDS encoding DUF2147 domain-containing protein, which produces MLHCSRTIARTIVYSGVLLATGLNAALAADPTGDWKVADGVANIRVAQCSGNMWGVVAWEKTPGGKDKNNPDTAKQSRPTLGMPILIDMKKKPGVDAWEGEVYNAKDGQLYSSTIKPVGTDQLEIQGCVLGFLCGGETWTRVGPPIPSSPTNSMAKGAPKGPAGAPPKTAAPAPAPAAPKTTGAVNPAPAPKAAPGQKQAAAAQPADIGDICLLPDIARFAH; this is translated from the coding sequence ATGTTGCACTGCTCAAGAACGATCGCGCGTACAATAGTTTATTCGGGAGTTCTTTTAGCCACAGGTCTTAACGCGGCGCTGGCCGCCGACCCCACCGGCGACTGGAAAGTGGCCGATGGCGTGGCCAACATTCGCGTCGCCCAATGTAGCGGCAACATGTGGGGCGTCGTCGCCTGGGAAAAGACACCGGGCGGCAAGGACAAGAACAATCCGGATACCGCCAAGCAGAGCCGGCCGACCCTGGGCATGCCGATCCTGATCGACATGAAGAAAAAGCCCGGCGTCGATGCATGGGAAGGCGAAGTCTACAACGCCAAGGATGGGCAGCTCTACAGCTCGACGATCAAGCCGGTCGGCACCGACCAGCTTGAGATTCAAGGCTGCGTGCTCGGCTTCCTCTGCGGCGGTGAAACCTGGACCCGAGTCGGACCGCCGATTCCCTCAAGCCCCACCAACAGCATGGCCAAGGGTGCGCCGAAGGGGCCAGCCGGCGCGCCGCCCAAAACCGCAGCTCCGGCTCCTGCGCCGGCGGCGCCGAAGACCACGGGTGCGGTCAATCCGGCACCCGCGCCGAAGGCCGCGCCCGGTCAGAAGCAGGCGGCGGCCGCCCAGCCCGCCGATATCGGCGATATCTGCTTACTGCCCGACATCGCGCGGTTTGCCCATTAG
- the hpnO gene encoding aminobacteriohopanetriol synthase HpnO — protein MPDSYLDVSGLFVERQAQRSSMHARHLNEQLVRVLKTIGYDVGFQKGQGQYLFDRDGARYLDLLSGFGVFAIGRNHPALRQALKSVLDSDFPNLVQLDVSTLAGVLAERLLEHVPYLDKVFFSNSGAETVEAAIKFARGATGRPGIVSCSHSFHGLSYGALSLMDDANFRSGFEPLLPGCTQIPFNDLAALEQALSSRQVAAFIVEPIQGKGVNLPTDEFLPGAAALCKKYGTIFIADEIQTGIGRTGKFLAVEHWNVEPDMVLLAKALSGGHVPVGALLTRKSIFDKIFNQMDRAVVHGSTFAKNDLAMAAGIATLDVIKHEKLVEQAAKRGAELRLALTRMVPGYELMKEVRGKGLMIGVEFGPPKSLRLKASWNLLETANKGLFCQLITVPLFKDHKILTQVSGHGSHTIKLLPPLVITEEDCSWIEKSFDDVIAASHKVPGAIWSLGKTLVDNAVRKSA, from the coding sequence ATGCCAGATTCATATCTAGATGTTTCCGGGCTGTTTGTAGAGCGGCAGGCGCAGCGAAGTTCCATGCATGCGCGCCACCTGAACGAGCAGCTCGTCCGTGTGCTGAAGACCATCGGCTACGATGTGGGCTTTCAGAAGGGTCAAGGTCAATACCTGTTCGATCGTGATGGGGCCCGCTATCTCGATCTACTGAGCGGATTTGGCGTTTTTGCGATTGGCCGCAATCATCCTGCGCTGCGCCAGGCGCTGAAAAGCGTGCTCGACAGCGATTTTCCCAATCTGGTTCAACTTGATGTGTCCACGCTCGCCGGCGTGCTGGCGGAACGCCTGCTCGAGCATGTGCCATATCTGGACAAGGTGTTCTTTTCCAATTCCGGCGCCGAAACCGTCGAGGCCGCGATCAAGTTCGCGCGCGGCGCGACCGGCCGCCCCGGCATCGTCTCCTGTTCTCACTCGTTTCACGGACTGTCCTATGGCGCGCTGTCGCTGATGGACGATGCGAACTTCCGCTCCGGATTCGAGCCGCTGCTGCCGGGGTGCACGCAGATCCCTTTTAACGATCTTGCAGCGCTGGAGCAGGCGCTGTCGTCGCGGCAGGTCGCGGCCTTCATCGTCGAGCCGATCCAGGGCAAGGGCGTCAACCTGCCCACGGACGAATTCCTGCCGGGCGCCGCCGCGCTGTGCAAGAAATACGGCACCATCTTCATTGCCGACGAAATCCAGACCGGCATCGGCCGCACCGGAAAATTCCTCGCGGTCGAGCATTGGAATGTCGAGCCCGACATGGTGCTGCTGGCGAAGGCGTTGTCGGGCGGCCATGTCCCGGTCGGCGCGCTGCTGACGCGCAAGAGTATCTTCGACAAGATCTTCAACCAGATGGACCGCGCGGTCGTGCACGGCTCGACCTTTGCGAAAAACGATCTGGCGATGGCCGCCGGCATCGCAACCCTCGACGTGATCAAGCACGAAAAGCTGGTTGAGCAGGCCGCCAAGCGCGGCGCCGAGCTTCGTCTCGCGCTCACGCGGATGGTGCCGGGCTACGAATTGATGAAGGAAGTGCGCGGCAAGGGGTTGATGATCGGCGTCGAGTTCGGTCCGCCGAAATCGCTGCGGCTGAAGGCTTCCTGGAATTTGCTGGAGACCGCCAACAAGGGCCTGTTCTGCCAGCTCATCACCGTGCCGCTGTTCAAGGATCACAAGATCCTGACGCAAGTCTCCGGCCACGGCAGCCACACCATCAAGCTGCTGCCACCGCTCGTGATCACGGAAGAAGACTGCAGCTGGATCGAGAAGTCGTTCGACGACGTCATCGCCGCCAGCCACAAGGTCCCCGGCGCGATCTGGTCGCTCGGCAAGACCCTGGTCGACAACGCGGTCAGGAAGTCGGCGTAA
- a CDS encoding GFA family protein, whose product MSTITGGCHCGAIRYQVEGELIVHALCHCTDCRRHAGAPVVGWAMYAEDAVKVTKGQPKVYASSEHGRRHFCADCGTGLFYTNANIMPGIIDIQSATYDDPDAVPAMMHIQTAERIRWMERAHELPIFERYPPQA is encoded by the coding sequence ATGAGCACCATCACCGGCGGCTGTCATTGCGGCGCCATCCGCTATCAGGTCGAGGGCGAACTCATCGTTCATGCGTTGTGTCACTGCACCGATTGCCGGCGTCACGCCGGCGCGCCTGTTGTCGGCTGGGCGATGTATGCAGAAGATGCGGTCAAGGTGACGAAGGGGCAGCCCAAGGTCTACGCGTCCTCCGAACATGGCCGCCGGCACTTCTGCGCCGACTGCGGCACCGGGCTGTTCTACACCAACGCCAACATAATGCCCGGCATTATCGACATTCAAAGCGCGACCTACGACGACCCCGACGCCGTTCCGGCAATGATGCATATCCAGACCGCAGAGCGGATTCGCTGGATGGAGCGCGCGCACGAGTTGCCGATCTTCGAGCGCTATCCGCCGCAAGCATAG
- a CDS encoding peroxiredoxin-like family protein, which yields MTNIMTDITPLVPRQLVPSLAVSLVGGGRFDIAAENPERFTMLVFYRGLHCPICRTQLGDLETKLPDFAKRGVSVVAISSDNAERAERSKREWRLPNLRLGFGLDLRVARAWGLYVSTGRGMTSAGVEEPALFSEPGLFLVRADHTLYFASVQTMPFARPHFADILGAIDFVIGKDYPARGEVNNLPAAAA from the coding sequence ATGACTAACATCATGACTGACATCACGCCGCTTGTTCCGCGCCAGCTCGTTCCGAGCCTTGCGGTAAGCCTGGTTGGTGGCGGGCGATTCGATATTGCCGCCGAAAATCCAGAACGTTTCACCATGCTCGTATTTTATCGTGGTCTGCACTGCCCGATTTGCCGGACGCAGCTAGGTGACTTGGAAACAAAGCTGCCGGATTTTGCCAAGCGGGGCGTTAGCGTCGTCGCGATATCATCCGACAATGCCGAGCGCGCGGAACGCAGCAAGCGAGAGTGGAGGCTGCCGAACCTGAGGCTGGGATTTGGCCTTGATCTCCGTGTCGCTCGCGCGTGGGGATTGTACGTCTCGACGGGCCGCGGAATGACGTCTGCCGGAGTCGAGGAGCCGGCCTTGTTTTCGGAGCCCGGGCTGTTTCTGGTGCGGGCGGACCACACGCTCTATTTCGCCAGCGTGCAGACGATGCCGTTCGCGCGGCCGCACTTCGCCGATATTCTCGGCGCCATCGACTTCGTCATCGGCAAGGACTATCCGGCGCGCGGCGAAGTGAACAACTTACCGGCCGCGGCAGCCTGA
- a CDS encoding M20 aminoacylase family protein produces MPIVNRVAELQPDIQAWRRDIHEHPELLYDVHRTAALVADRLREFGCDEVITGLGRTGVVGVIKGSRPAGKGDVKVIGLRADMDALPIEEVTNLPYASRTKGLMHACGHDGHTAMLLGAARYLAETRNFAGDAVVIFQPAEEGGAGAVAMIMDGLMDRFGIEQVYGMHNGPGIPVGAFALRPGPIMAGGDAVVIKIEGLGGHAARPHKCIDSVLVGAQLITALQSIVSRSVDPLESAVISMCEFHAGNARNVIPQTAELKGTVRTLNGEVRKLVERRVREVVAGVALITGARIDLEYTHGYPVTVNHIHQTEVATRAAREIAGDANVHEMPPLMAGEDFAFMLEQRPGALIFCGNGDSAGLHHPAYNFNDEAIVFGTSYWIKLVENTLAA; encoded by the coding sequence ATGCCCATCGTCAATCGCGTCGCCGAGTTGCAACCCGACATCCAGGCCTGGCGCCGGGATATTCATGAACACCCGGAACTGCTCTACGACGTGCACCGCACTGCGGCATTGGTGGCGGACCGTTTGCGGGAATTCGGCTGCGACGAGGTTATTACCGGTCTCGGCCGGACCGGCGTCGTCGGCGTCATCAAGGGCAGCAGGCCCGCCGGCAAGGGTGACGTGAAGGTCATCGGGCTGCGGGCGGACATGGACGCGCTGCCGATCGAGGAGGTGACCAATCTGCCTTACGCTTCCAGGACGAAGGGCTTGATGCACGCCTGCGGCCATGACGGCCACACCGCCATGCTGCTGGGTGCTGCGCGCTATCTCGCCGAGACCCGCAATTTCGCCGGCGATGCGGTCGTGATCTTCCAGCCGGCCGAGGAGGGCGGCGCGGGCGCGGTTGCGATGATCATGGACGGGCTGATGGACCGTTTCGGTATCGAGCAGGTCTACGGCATGCATAACGGTCCGGGCATTCCGGTCGGCGCGTTCGCGCTTCGGCCCGGTCCAATCATGGCCGGAGGCGATGCCGTCGTCATCAAGATCGAGGGGCTCGGTGGCCACGCCGCGCGTCCGCACAAATGCATCGATTCCGTCCTTGTCGGCGCGCAGTTGATCACGGCGCTGCAGTCGATCGTGTCGCGCAGCGTCGATCCGCTGGAATCGGCGGTCATTTCGATGTGCGAATTTCACGCCGGCAACGCCCGCAATGTGATCCCGCAAACCGCGGAGCTGAAGGGCACCGTCCGTACCCTGAACGGCGAAGTGCGGAAACTGGTGGAAAGGCGGGTCCGCGAGGTCGTCGCCGGCGTGGCGCTAATCACGGGCGCCAGGATCGATCTGGAGTACACCCACGGCTATCCGGTAACGGTCAACCATATCCACCAGACGGAAGTCGCGACGCGGGCCGCCAGAGAAATCGCCGGCGATGCCAATGTGCATGAGATGCCACCGCTGATGGCTGGCGAGGATTTCGCCTTCATGCTGGAACAGCGGCCGGGTGCGCTGATCTTCTGCGGCAACGGCGACAGCGCGGGGCTGCATCACCCCGCCTACAATTTCAACGACGAGGCGATCGTGTTCGGCACTTCCTACTGGATCAAGCTGGTCGAGAACACGCTGGCCGCGTAA
- a CDS encoding M20 aminoacylase family protein, whose product MPIVNRVADLQPDIQAWRRDIHEHPELLYDVHRTAAFVADRLREFGCDEVATGLGRTGVVGVIKGKQPGNGEIRVIGLRADMDALPIEEATHLPHASKTPGLMHACGHDGHTAMLLGAARYLAETRNFAGDAVVIFQPAEEGGAGAAAMIKDGLMDRFGIEQVYGMHNGPGIPVGSFAIRPGPVMAATDSIDIKIEGLGGHAARPNKCIDSVLVGSELISALQSIVSRTLDPLDSAVISICEFHAGNARNVIPQTAELRGTVRTLTPEVREMVEKRVREVCAGVAQMTGAKIDLTYERGYPVTKNHAEQTDFATQVAKEVAGAQNVHEMPPLMGAEDFSYMLEARPGAFIFCGNGDSAGLHHPAYDFNDEAIVYGTSYWIKLVENKLAAA is encoded by the coding sequence ATGCCCATCGTCAACCGCGTCGCCGATCTGCAACCCGATATTCAGGCATGGCGCCGCGATATCCATGAACATCCCGAATTGCTGTACGACGTTCACCGCACTGCAGCATTCGTGGCGGACCGCTTGCGCGAATTCGGTTGCGACGAGGTGGCCACCGGCCTCGGCCGCACCGGCGTCGTCGGTGTCATCAAGGGCAAGCAGCCCGGCAATGGCGAGATCAGGGTAATCGGGCTTCGCGCCGACATGGATGCGCTGCCGATCGAGGAAGCGACCCATCTGCCCCATGCCTCCAAGACGCCGGGCCTGATGCACGCCTGCGGCCATGACGGCCACACCGCGATGCTTTTGGGTGCAGCGCGATATCTCGCCGAGACCAGGAATTTCGCCGGCGACGCGGTCGTGATCTTTCAGCCGGCCGAGGAGGGCGGTGCGGGCGCCGCCGCCATGATCAAGGACGGTCTGATGGACCGGTTCGGCATCGAGCAGGTCTACGGCATGCATAATGGCCCGGGTATCCCGGTCGGCTCCTTTGCCATCCGTCCCGGTCCGGTGATGGCCGCGACCGACTCGATCGACATCAAGATCGAAGGGCTCGGCGGCCACGCCGCGCGCCCGAACAAGTGCATCGATTCCGTGCTCGTCGGTTCTGAGCTCATTTCCGCCCTGCAATCGATCGTCTCGCGGACCCTCGATCCACTGGACTCCGCGGTGATCTCGATCTGCGAGTTCCACGCCGGCAACGCCCGCAACGTGATTCCGCAGACCGCTGAACTCAGGGGCACCGTGCGTACCTTGACGCCGGAAGTGCGCGAAATGGTCGAGAAGCGGGTCCGCGAGGTGTGCGCGGGCGTGGCGCAGATGACCGGGGCGAAGATCGACCTCACTTACGAGCGCGGCTATCCCGTGACCAAAAACCATGCCGAGCAAACCGACTTCGCCACGCAAGTGGCCAAGGAAGTGGCCGGCGCCCAGAACGTTCACGAGATGCCGCCGCTCATGGGCGCGGAAGATTTTTCCTATATGCTCGAGGCGCGGCCGGGCGCCTTTATCTTTTGCGGCAACGGCGACAGCGCAGGGCTCCATCACCCCGCCTATGATTTCAATGACGAGGCGATCGTGTACGGCACCTCGTACTGGATCAAGCTGGTCGAGAACAAGCTGGCGGCGGCGTAG